A window of Polaribacter litorisediminis contains these coding sequences:
- a CDS encoding Glu/Leu/Phe/Val dehydrogenase dimerization domain-containing protein, with protein sequence MKELLKIYENKQPEIVFHWKDQETEAEGWTVINSLRGGAAGGGTRMRKGLNMNEVLSLAKTMEVKFTVSGPAIGGAKSGINFDPNDPRKRGVLERWYKAVTPLLKHYYGTGGDLNVDADKDVIPITESCGVWHPQEGIFNGHFKPTEADKINRIGQLRLGVIKVLEDKEFSPDVSRKYTVADMLTGYGVAEAVKHYYDIYGGEIEGKRAIVQGFGNVGSAAAYYLTQLGAKVVGIIDREGGLINEEGFTMQEMKALFLSKDGNKLVSKNMISFEEINNKIWSLPAEIFVPAAASRLVSQDQVQQMIDSGLEVISPGANVPFADKEIFFGPIMEYTDSHLSLLPDFISNCGIARVFAYLMESKIDLPMQDKAIFNDTSSVIKKALQRTFKKSASKTKICSTAFEIALKQLI encoded by the coding sequence ATGAAAGAATTATTAAAAATATACGAAAATAAACAGCCAGAGATTGTTTTTCATTGGAAAGATCAAGAAACAGAGGCTGAAGGTTGGACCGTGATCAACTCTTTAAGAGGAGGTGCTGCAGGTGGTGGAACCAGAATGCGTAAAGGATTGAATATGAATGAAGTTTTATCCTTAGCAAAAACAATGGAAGTGAAGTTTACCGTGTCTGGACCTGCAATTGGAGGCGCAAAATCGGGAATTAATTTTGATCCAAATGACCCAAGAAAAAGAGGTGTTTTAGAACGCTGGTACAAAGCGGTTACTCCGCTTTTAAAACATTATTATGGTACCGGAGGAGATTTAAATGTCGATGCCGATAAAGATGTGATTCCCATTACAGAAAGTTGTGGTGTTTGGCATCCACAAGAAGGAATTTTTAACGGACATTTTAAACCAACAGAAGCTGATAAAATAAATAGAATTGGTCAATTAAGACTGGGTGTCATAAAAGTACTTGAAGATAAGGAGTTTTCGCCAGATGTATCTCGAAAATATACCGTTGCAGATATGTTAACAGGGTATGGAGTAGCAGAAGCTGTAAAACATTATTATGATATTTACGGTGGTGAAATAGAAGGAAAAAGAGCCATTGTGCAAGGATTTGGAAATGTAGGTTCGGCAGCAGCGTATTATTTAACGCAGTTAGGAGCAAAAGTTGTTGGAATTATAGACAGAGAGGGCGGCTTAATCAATGAAGAAGGTTTTACCATGCAAGAAATGAAGGCTTTATTTTTATCGAAAGATGGAAATAAATTAGTGTCTAAAAACATGATTTCTTTTGAGGAAATTAATAATAAAATTTGGAGTTTGCCCGCAGAAATATTTGTTCCGGCGGCAGCTTCTAGATTAGTTTCTCAAGACCAGGTGCAGCAAATGATAGATTCGGGTTTAGAAGTAATATCTCCTGGAGCCAATGTTCCTTTTGCAGATAAAGAAATTTTCTTTGGTCCTATTATGGAGTATACAGACAGCCATTTAAGCTTATTACCAGATTTTATTTCAAATTGCGGAATCGCACGAGTTTTTGCCTATTTAATGGAATCAAAAATTGATCTACCAATGCAAGATAAAGCCATATTTAATGATACCTCTAGTGTTATTAAAAAAGCATTGCAAAGAACTTTTAAAAAGAGTGCCTCTAAAACAAAAATTTGTTCAACAGCATTCGAAATCGCATTAAAACAACTAATTTAA
- a CDS encoding anhydro-N-acetylmuramic acid kinase, whose amino-acid sequence MIKNQTFSIGVMSGTSLDGVDLVYVSFNQNNYTDFKIIHAETIKYSKEWKQLLQNAIDFSEEELARLDIDYGRYLGETVRQFIENDKIKTIDFIASHGHTILHQPEKGITLQIGAGREITKITHQKVVCDFRTQDVQLGGQGAPLVPIGDALLFSEYDFCLNLGGFSNISYDKEGTRIAYDICPVNIVLNFYVNKLGFEFDDAGEISSKGNINQKLLGQLNAIPFYQKSPPKSLGLEWVQKEIFPLIDALEADIPSILRTFVEHVAIQIGKVMYQHDAVLITGGGAFNSFLMQRIQWYAKNSIEKPAKELIDFKEALLFAFLGLLKINNQINCLKSVTGARENHSSGVIFYP is encoded by the coding sequence ATGATTAAAAATCAAACTTTTTCAATAGGAGTCATGTCTGGCACATCTTTAGATGGCGTAGATTTGGTGTATGTTTCTTTTAATCAGAATAATTACACTGATTTTAAAATTATTCATGCAGAAACGATAAAATATTCTAAAGAATGGAAACAACTTTTGCAAAATGCTATTGATTTTTCAGAAGAAGAACTGGCGCGATTAGATATCGATTATGGACGTTATTTGGGTGAAACAGTTCGTCAATTTATAGAAAATGACAAAATTAAAACAATTGATTTTATTGCTTCTCACGGACATACAATTCTGCATCAACCAGAAAAAGGAATTACTTTACAAATTGGTGCTGGCAGAGAAATTACTAAAATCACCCATCAAAAAGTTGTGTGCGATTTTAGAACCCAAGATGTTCAATTAGGAGGGCAGGGTGCACCCTTAGTGCCAATTGGTGATGCGCTATTATTTTCTGAATATGATTTCTGTTTAAATCTTGGCGGATTTTCTAATATCTCCTATGATAAAGAGGGTACAAGAATCGCTTACGACATTTGTCCAGTAAATATTGTCCTAAATTTTTATGTGAATAAATTGGGGTTTGAGTTTGATGATGCCGGAGAAATATCCTCCAAAGGAAATATAAATCAGAAGCTTTTAGGACAATTGAATGCGATTCCCTTTTATCAAAAATCACCTCCAAAATCTTTAGGATTAGAATGGGTTCAAAAAGAAATTTTTCCTTTAATTGATGCTTTAGAAGCCGATATACCATCTATATTAAGAACCTTTGTAGAACATGTTGCCATACAAATTGGAAAGGTTATGTATCAGCATGATGCTGTTTTAATAACTGGAGGAGGTGCTTTTAATTCTTTTTTAATGCAAAGAATTCAGTGGTATGCAAAGAATTCAATTGAAAAACCAGCAAAAGAATTGATTGATTTTAAAGAAGCTTTACTTTTTGCTTTTTTAGGTTTGTTAAAAATCAACAATCAAATTAATTGCTTAAAATCGGTTACAGGAGCTCGTGAAAATCATTCTTCGGGAGTTATTTTTTATCCCTAG
- a CDS encoding acyl-CoA dehydrogenase has protein sequence MDFSLTEEHIMIRDAARDFAQTELLPGVIERDNKQEFPQELVRKMGDLGFMGIMVDPKYGGSGMDAISYVLIMEELSKIDASASVIVSVNNSLVCYGLETYGNETQKQKYLTKLATGEFVGAFCLSEPEAGSDATSQATTAIDKGDHYVINGTKNWITSGGRADVYLVIAQTDKEKGHKGINAFIVEKGTEGFYVGPKEDKLGIRGSDTHTLQFNDVKVPKENRISEDGFGFKFAMKTLSGGRIGIAAQALGIAAGGYELALKYSKERKAFGTEICNHQAIAFKLADMYTEIEAARMMVMKAAWDKDQGNNYDMSSAMAKLYASKVAMEQTVEAVQIHGGNGFVKEYHVERLMRDAKITQIYEGTSEIQKIVISRGVIKG, from the coding sequence ATGGATTTTAGTTTAACAGAAGAACACATCATGATTCGTGATGCCGCCAGAGATTTTGCACAAACAGAATTGTTACCTGGTGTTATTGAAAGAGACAACAAACAAGAATTTCCACAAGAATTGGTCAGAAAAATGGGCGATTTAGGTTTTATGGGAATTATGGTAGATCCAAAATATGGAGGAAGCGGCATGGATGCCATTTCTTATGTATTAATAATGGAAGAATTGTCTAAAATAGATGCATCTGCTTCCGTGATTGTTTCTGTAAACAATTCATTAGTTTGCTATGGTTTAGAAACTTATGGAAACGAAACACAAAAACAAAAATATTTAACAAAATTAGCAACAGGAGAATTTGTTGGCGCATTTTGTTTAAGCGAACCAGAGGCGGGTTCAGACGCAACTTCTCAAGCTACAACAGCCATTGACAAAGGAGATCATTATGTAATCAATGGAACAAAAAACTGGATTACAAGTGGCGGACGTGCTGATGTTTATTTAGTGATTGCACAAACAGATAAAGAAAAAGGACACAAAGGGATTAATGCTTTTATCGTAGAAAAAGGCACCGAAGGTTTTTACGTAGGACCTAAAGAAGATAAATTAGGAATTCGTGGCTCAGACACACACACCTTGCAATTTAATGATGTAAAAGTTCCGAAAGAAAACAGAATTAGCGAAGACGGTTTCGGATTTAAATTTGCAATGAAAACGCTTTCAGGCGGAAGAATTGGTATTGCCGCACAAGCTTTAGGAATTGCTGCTGGTGGGTATGAATTAGCGCTAAAATACTCTAAAGAACGCAAAGCATTCGGCACAGAAATTTGCAACCACCAAGCCATTGCCTTTAAATTAGCGGATATGTATACAGAAATTGAAGCGGCAAGAATGATGGTTATGAAAGCTGCATGGGACAAAGATCAAGGTAATAATTACGATATGTCTTCTGCTATGGCAAAATTATATGCCTCTAAAGTTGCCATGGAACAAACCGTGGAAGCCGTTCAAATTCACGGTGGAAATGGTTTTGTAAAAGAATATCATGTAGAACGTTTAATGCGTGATGCAAAAATTACACAGATTTATGAAGGAACTTCAGAAATTCAGAAAATTGTAATTTCTAGAGGCGTTATCAAAGGATAA
- a CDS encoding tRNA pseudouridine(38-40) synthase TruA, whose translation MKYSKSYLIHLQFLGFRFSGWQKQTNAKTLHEMVDKSLSFVFEHADFKTLGIGRTDAKVSANSFYMQLFIKEVLDESNFLGSFNSNLPGDFKAMSIKEVAIKFNIIQASKIKEYHYYFSFGAKNHPFSAPFIIGFLENLDIEQMVKGAKLFEGEHYFHKYCTKPSEGTIFKRTIDSCEIVENTILTANFFPEKSYVLKVRGKGFLRYQIRFMMATLFELGKGNLDLQFIETSLKEDNDRKFLRNIAPSSGLQLYDIELQL comes from the coding sequence ATGAAATATTCAAAATCTTACCTAATTCACTTACAATTTCTTGGTTTTCGTTTTTCAGGTTGGCAAAAACAAACAAATGCCAAAACTTTGCATGAAATGGTGGATAAATCGCTGTCTTTTGTTTTTGAACATGCTGATTTTAAGACTTTAGGAATTGGCAGAACCGATGCAAAAGTATCTGCAAATTCCTTTTATATGCAGCTTTTTATAAAGGAGGTTTTGGATGAAAGTAACTTTTTAGGCTCTTTTAATTCCAATCTTCCTGGAGATTTTAAGGCAATGTCAATCAAAGAAGTAGCTATAAAATTTAATATAATTCAGGCTTCTAAGATAAAAGAGTATCACTATTACTTTTCTTTTGGTGCTAAAAACCATCCTTTTTCTGCTCCCTTTATTATTGGGTTTTTAGAGAATTTAGATATAGAACAAATGGTAAAAGGAGCAAAATTATTTGAAGGCGAGCATTATTTTCATAAATACTGTACAAAACCATCCGAAGGCACTATTTTTAAGAGAACTATAGACTCTTGCGAGATAGTTGAAAACACTATTTTAACGGCTAATTTTTTTCCTGAGAAAAGTTATGTTCTAAAAGTAAGGGGAAAAGGTTTTTTGAGATATCAAATTAGATTCATGATGGCAACATTGTTTGAGCTAGGGAAAGGGAATCTTGATTTGCAATTTATTGAAACTTCCTTAAAAGAAGATAATGATAGGAAATTTCTGCGAAATATTGCGCCCTCTTCTGGATTGCAGTTATATGATATTGAGTTACAACTGTAG
- a CDS encoding porin has product MKKIILTLLLASSLVMTGQEKEEKTFTLSGSVDTYFRGNISGGTFDTAPGSSFANQPGFALGMINLIAAYEGEKVGFVADMVYGPRGADAVFGSPSGSAQIVNQLYAYWKVSESVTLTMGNFNTFLGYEVISPTANFNYSTSYLFSYGPFSHTGIKADFALSENTSLMLAVMNPTDATEFNPNGSYAFGAQLGFSGQYFNFLYDQGAYEIDFTGGFDLSETFFLGVNAAYFSGDDAPGFYGAALYPQIATSDSFKIGLRAELFQETDGEFGAIGTGVADSSVFATTLTGNYTIGSLTIIPELRLDSASEAAFVGDKSLSTFLLAAVYSF; this is encoded by the coding sequence ATGAAGAAAATTATTTTAACTTTATTATTAGCAAGTAGCTTAGTAATGACTGGGCAAGAGAAAGAAGAAAAAACATTTACATTAAGCGGAAGCGTTGATACGTATTTTAGAGGCAATATTAGTGGAGGTACTTTTGACACTGCACCAGGTAGTTCTTTTGCTAACCAACCAGGGTTTGCTTTGGGTATGATTAATTTAATTGCTGCATACGAAGGAGAAAAAGTAGGTTTTGTTGCAGATATGGTATATGGACCAAGAGGTGCAGATGCTGTTTTTGGATCACCCTCTGGAAGTGCTCAAATAGTTAATCAATTATATGCTTATTGGAAAGTAAGTGAAAGTGTAACATTAACCATGGGTAACTTCAATACTTTTTTAGGGTATGAAGTAATTTCTCCAACTGCAAACTTTAACTATAGTACTTCTTATTTATTCTCTTATGGCCCATTTAGCCATACAGGTATAAAGGCAGATTTTGCTTTATCAGAAAATACTTCTTTAATGTTAGCGGTTATGAATCCTACAGACGCAACAGAATTTAATCCAAATGGTAGTTACGCTTTCGGAGCTCAATTAGGTTTTTCTGGTCAATATTTCAATTTCTTGTATGATCAAGGAGCTTACGAAATCGACTTTACTGGTGGTTTTGATTTATCAGAAACTTTCTTTTTAGGTGTAAATGCAGCTTATTTCTCAGGAGATGACGCACCAGGATTCTATGGAGCAGCTTTATATCCACAAATAGCAACATCTGACAGTTTTAAAATTGGTTTAAGAGCTGAACTTTTCCAAGAAACTGATGGTGAATTTGGGGCAATTGGAACGGGTGTAGCTGATTCTAGCGTATTTGCTACTACTTTAACAGGTAATTATACTATTGGTTCTTTAACAATAATCCCTGAATTAAGATTAGATTCTGCATCTGAAGCTGCATTTGTTGGAGACAAATCATTAAGTACTTTCTTATTAGCTGCAGTTTACTCTTTCTAA
- a CDS encoding ammonium transporter — protein MSLFLTLLQDTPATEAAKVLEQVNGDMGMLWMLIAGILVFLMQAGFTLVESGMTRSKNAVNIAMKNLLDICVGSITFWLVGYSLMYGDTSNGWFFWSGLFQGEGADLFFQTMFAATTATIVSGAIAGRTKYSTYIIFSLVMTAIIYPISGGWEWNGGWLNDTEGIMPAEFIDFAGSSIVHSVGGWAALVAAFMVGPRIGKFVNGKVFEIPGHNQILATLGVFILWFGWFGFNGGSQLAWGGTDATAASNVVLITNLAAAAGGLGALITTWIWYGKPNLAQTLNGTLAGLVSITAGCGNMTSGGAVLAGLIGGILVVFSIEFIEKKLKIDDAIGAASVHGVAGAWGTLVIGLWGVDGDTAIGLFNGGGAAQLGAQAIGVLAYAAWAVGLSFIVLAILKATMGLRVSEQVELDGLDISEHGSIAYPGKRVREIDEDK, from the coding sequence ATGAGTTTATTTTTAACATTATTACAAGACACTCCTGCTACTGAAGCTGCAAAAGTTTTAGAGCAAGTAAACGGAGATATGGGAATGCTTTGGATGCTGATTGCAGGTATCTTAGTTTTCCTAATGCAAGCAGGTTTTACATTGGTAGAATCTGGTATGACAAGATCTAAAAATGCGGTAAATATCGCAATGAAAAACTTACTTGATATTTGTGTGGGTTCTATCACATTCTGGTTAGTAGGATATTCTTTAATGTACGGAGACACCTCAAACGGATGGTTCTTCTGGAGTGGCTTATTCCAAGGTGAAGGCGCAGATTTATTCTTTCAAACTATGTTTGCTGCAACCACAGCAACCATTGTATCTGGCGCTATTGCGGGAAGAACAAAATATTCTACGTACATTATTTTCTCTCTTGTAATGACCGCGATTATCTACCCAATTTCTGGTGGATGGGAATGGAATGGCGGATGGTTAAATGATACCGAAGGGATTATGCCTGCTGAATTTATAGATTTTGCTGGTTCTTCTATTGTGCACTCTGTGGGTGGATGGGCTGCTTTAGTCGCTGCCTTTATGGTAGGTCCAAGAATTGGGAAATTTGTAAACGGAAAAGTATTTGAAATTCCAGGGCATAACCAAATTTTAGCAACTTTAGGTGTTTTTATTCTTTGGTTTGGTTGGTTTGGCTTTAACGGTGGATCTCAATTAGCTTGGGGTGGTACTGATGCAACTGCAGCTTCTAACGTTGTTTTAATTACTAATTTAGCAGCAGCAGCTGGTGGACTAGGAGCTTTAATTACAACTTGGATCTGGTACGGAAAGCCAAATTTGGCACAAACTTTAAATGGTACATTAGCTGGTTTGGTAAGTATTACTGCTGGTTGTGGTAATATGACCTCTGGTGGTGCTGTATTAGCTGGTTTAATTGGTGGTATTTTAGTGGTATTCTCAATTGAATTTATAGAAAAGAAATTAAAAATTGATGATGCTATTGGTGCTGCATCTGTACACGGTGTTGCCGGTGCATGGGGTACTTTAGTGATTGGCCTTTGGGGCGTTGATGGTGATACCGCTATTGGATTATTCAACGGTGGTGGAGCTGCACAATTAGGTGCACAAGCTATTGGAGTTTTAGCATACGCTGCTTGGGCTGTTGGTTTGTCTTTTATTGTTCTTGCAATCTTAAAAGCAACTATGGGATTACGTGTAAGCGAACAAGTAGAGTTAGATGGTTTAGATATCTCTGAGCATGGTTCTATTGCTTATCCTGGTAAAAGAGTAAGAGAAATTGATGAAGACAAATAA